A stretch of DNA from Campylobacter concisus:
CAATACTTGCCATGCACTCAGCTAGTACTTGTCTCATCTCGCCACTTGGCATTCTTAAGATAACGTACTTCTCTTCTTTACCCATTAGCTGAGCATAACCACCAGCTGAACGAGCTATCTGAGCGCCTTTGCCAGGTTTTAGCTCTACGTTATGAACGATAGTACCAACTGGGATAAATCTTAGTTTCATAGCGTTACCTGGCTTAATATCTAGTGAACCCTCATCGATAGATGCGATAACATCGCCAACATTTAGGCCATTTGGTCTAATGATATAGCGCTTTTCACCATCTTTGTAAGCTATAAGAGCGATACGGCAGTTTCTGTTTGGATCGTATTCGATCGCTTCAACTTTACCTTCTATACCAAATTTGCGACGTTTAAAATCGATGATACGATAAAGTTTTTTTGCACCTGCTTCTTTATGTCTTGAAGTTATACGACCATTGTTGTTTCTACCGCCAGTTGCAGGTAGTTTAACAAGCAAGCTTCTAACGCTTGGTTTAGCTGTTATATCTTCAGAGCTTAGTCCAGTCATATATCTACGACTAGGTGTATATGGTTTATATGATTTTATAGCCATCTTACGCCTCCGTATTTTCTAGGCTTACGCCTTCAGGTAACTTAACGTAGAATTTCTTTATCTCGTCACGTTGGCCTGCTCTTCCTCTAAAACGCTTAACCTTGCCGCTAATTCTAAGTGAATTTACGCGAACAGGCGTTACTCCAAAATACTCTTGTAAAACCGCTTTTAAGCTGTTTTTTGTAACTCTTGGTGAAGTTTGGATAACAACAACGCCTTGTTCTTGAAGGCCTAGAGTTTTTTCTGTATAAATAATTGTTTTGATATCAGTTATATCCGCCATT
This window harbors:
- the rplB gene encoding 50S ribosomal protein L2 is translated as MAIKSYKPYTPSRRYMTGLSSEDITAKPSVRSLLVKLPATGGRNNNGRITSRHKEAGAKKLYRIIDFKRRKFGIEGKVEAIEYDPNRNCRIALIAYKDGEKRYIIRPNGLNVGDVIASIDEGSLDIKPGNAMKLRFIPVGTIVHNVELKPGKGAQIARSAGGYAQLMGKEEKYVILRMPSGEMRQVLAECMASIGVVGNEDWANITIGKAGRNRHRGIRPQTRGSAMNPVDHPHGGGEGKKNSGRHPVTPWGKPTKGAKTRRKKASDKLIISRRKGK
- a CDS encoding 50S ribosomal protein L23, with the translated sequence MADITDIKTIIYTEKTLGLQEQGVVVIQTSPRVTKNSLKAVLQEYFGVTPVRVNSLRISGKVKRFRGRAGQRDEIKKFYVKLPEGVSLENTEA